A genomic window from Lotus japonicus ecotype B-129 chromosome 1, LjGifu_v1.2 includes:
- the LOC130733848 gene encoding putative B3 domain-containing protein At5g58280 isoform X1 produces MAKGCTTNNTYEEARKQRLEENKKRFQDLGISRISKNLTEIASAAKKTPKTPPRLPKLKSNIDGVVEPRRSSRVRNPVTTYREDVNADLPSLRKRSRSRPSSWESYVARPLDEIKVATERERNRALDAAEAFQMNLQTSYPSFVKSMVRSHVYSCFWLGLPSRFCEEHLPKTLYDMILEDEDGSEYEAVYIGKRSGLSGGWRAFALDHKLDDGDALVFELVEASRFKIYICRAFPESVEDEEDTLEEEGTTREAKATKVKKAASNAESKSNKSKKPKQAIVHETKESANQNTLKEEGRTRASKRLKAAGSSESEESNKVKKPKQAIMHETNESENSQDSLLESSIDNEVKPAKKTKSSQKEMKKKYTLPVTGESKGEAPIETMKPKEAVLYQQSELGDSGKAEQLLLENEVVKPNPCKKKELQDAENELKKVEPIEQASKRPRKQRAVKLFRKKV; encoded by the exons ATGGCGAAGGGATGCACAACCAACAACACCTATGAAGAGGCTAGAAAGCAAAGGCTTGAAGAAAACAAGAAGAGGTTTCAG gatttgggAATTTCAAGGATCTCAAAAAATTTGACTGAAATCGCAAGCGCTGCGAAGAAAACACCTAAAACCCCG CCTCGTCTTCCTAAGCTGAAATCAAATATTGATGGTGTGGTGGAACCTAGGCGCTCTTCTCGTGTGCGAAACCCAGTTACTACATACCGTGAAGAT GTCAACGCAGACCTTCCATCTTTGCGGAAGAGGTCAAGATCAAGACCATCATCATGGGAAAG TTACGTAGCAAGGCCACTAGATGAAATCAAAGTAGCaacagaaagagaaagaaatcgTGCTCTGGACGCTGCAGAGGCTTTCCAAATGAATTTACAGACTTCCTATCCATCATTCGTCAAATCAATGGTTCGATCTCATGTTTATAGCTGCTTTTGGTTG GGTCTTCCATCTAGATTTTGTGAGGAGCATCTCCCAAAAACTCTGTATGACATGATTTTAGAGGATGAAGATGGTTCAGAATATGAGGCTGTTTACATTGGGAAAAGAAGTGGGCTTAGCGGAGGCTGGAGAGCATTTGCATTGGATCATAAGCTGGATGATGGTGATGCACTTGTTTTTGAACTGGTTGAGGCCTCGAGATTTAAG ATTTATATTTGTAGAGCATTTCCAGAATcagttgaagatgaagaggatacTTTGGAGGAAGAAGGAACAACAAGAGAAGCTAAAGCAACAAAAGTGAAAAAAGCTGCTAGTAATGCTGAGTCCAAATCAAACAAgtcaaaaaaaccaaaacaggcCATTGTACATGAAACTAAGGAATCAGCAAATCAGAATACTttgaaggaagaaggaagaacacGTGCAAGCAAAAGACTTAAAGCTGCTGGATCTAGTGAATCAGAAGAATCAAACAAGGTAAAGAAGCCAAAACAGGCCATCATGCACGAAACTAATGAATCAGAGAATTCTCAGGATTCTCTGCTAGAAAGTAGCATTGACAATGAAGTCAAACCAGCTAAGAAAACTAAATCTTCTCagaaagaaatgaaaaagaaatataCACTGCCTGTTACTGGTGAATCAAAAGGGGAAGCACCAATTGAAACTATGAAACCAAAGGAAGCTGTTCTTTACCAGCAAAGTGAACTTGGTGACTCAGGTAAGGCTGAACAGCTTCTTTTGGAAAATGAAGTTGTCAAACCTAACCCGTGCAAGAAGAAAGAACTTCAGGATGCTGAGAACGAGTTAAAGAAGGTTGAGCCAATTGAACAAGCAAGTAAAAGGCCTAGGAAACAACGAGCTGTGAAGCTTTTCAGAAAGAAAGTATAG
- the LOC130733847 gene encoding metal tolerance protein 4-like, producing the protein MEEDSGSGPLLRNQNSFNLLTTTFLSNLPHKLRSCLDSESPFDSNLHVSTTTNGLSQGEKEYYERQFATLKSFEEVDSIMTSDSIDVEDIEKQAQHERAMKISNYANAVLLVLKIYVMIRTGSMAVAASTLDSLLDFMAGGILWFTHLAMKNINMYKYPIGKLRMQPVGIIVFAAVMATLGFQVLTTAVEQLIENNPSEKMSYDQLVWLYTIMVFATVVKLALWFYCRSSGNKIVRAYADDHHFDVVTNVVGLVAAVLGDRFYWWIDPVGAILLAIYTIKNWSATVMENAVSLVGQSAPPEVLQKLTYLVIMHSQIKRIDTVRAYTFGVLYFVEVDIELAKNLPLREAHNIGESIQIMLEKLPEVERAFVHLDFECDHKPEHSVLTKLPDSQP; encoded by the exons CCCTTTGACTCCAACCTTCATGTCTCTACTACCACCAACGGTTTAAGCCAAG GAGAGAAAGAATACTATGAAAGACAATTTGCTACTCTAAAATCATTTGAGGAAGTTGACTCCATAATGACCTCGGACTCCATTGATGTAGAAGACATTGAAAAACAGGCTCAACATGAACGAGCAATGAAGATTTCTAATTATGCAAATGCAGTTTTACTGGTATTAAAG ATTTATGTGATGATAAGGACTGGATCGATGGCTGTCGCGGCATCGACATTGGATTCTCTGCTTGACTTCATGGCTGGTGGCATTCTTTGGTTCACTCACCTTGCAATGAAGAACATAAACATGTATAAATACCCTATTGGAAAGTTGAGGATGCAGCCAGTGGGCATAATCGTCTTTGCAGCTGTCATGGCAACACTTG GTTTTCAGGTATTAACCACTGCTGTAGAACAACTAATTGAAAATAATCCTTCAGAGAAGATGTCTTATGATCAACTAGTATGGTTGTACACTATTATGGTGTTTGCAACAGTGGTGAAGCTTGCACTCTGGTTTTATTGCAGAAGCTCAGGAAACAAGATTGTTCGCGCCTATGCAGAT GATCACCACTTTGATGTTGTAACAAATGTGGTTGGATTAGTTGCGGCTGTTCTTGGCGATAGATTTTACTGGTGGATTGACCCTGTTGGTGCTATTTTACTTGCAATTTATACTATCAAAAATTGGTCTGCCACTGTTATGGAAAATGCAG TTTCACTAGTGGGACAATCTGCACCTCCTGAAGTTCTGCAGAAGCTGACTTATCTTGTCATAATGCACTCTCAAATTAAGCGCATTGATACTGTCCGCGCTTACACATTTGGTGTTCTGTATTTTGTGGAGGTTGACATTGAACTGGCAAAGAATTTACCTTTAAGAGAAGCACATAACATTGGAGAGAGCATACAGATAATGCTGGAGAAGCTTCCAGAAGTTGAGAGGGCATTTGTTCATCTGGACTTCGAATGTGATCACAAACCAGAGCACTCTGTTCTTACCAAACTGCCAGATAGTCAACCTTAA
- the LOC130733848 gene encoding putative B3 domain-containing protein At5g58280 isoform X2 has protein sequence MAKGCTTNNTYEEARKQRLEENKKRFQDLGISRISKNLTEIASAAKKTPKTPPRLPKLKSNIDGVVEPRRSSRVRNPVTTYREDVNADLPSLRKRSRSRPSSWESYVARPLDEIKVATERERNRALDAAEAFQMNLQTSYPSFVKSMGLPSRFCEEHLPKTLYDMILEDEDGSEYEAVYIGKRSGLSGGWRAFALDHKLDDGDALVFELVEASRFKIYICRAFPESVEDEEDTLEEEGTTREAKATKVKKAASNAESKSNKSKKPKQAIVHETKESANQNTLKEEGRTRASKRLKAAGSSESEESNKVKKPKQAIMHETNESENSQDSLLESSIDNEVKPAKKTKSSQKEMKKKYTLPVTGESKGEAPIETMKPKEAVLYQQSELGDSGKAEQLLLENEVVKPNPCKKKELQDAENELKKVEPIEQASKRPRKQRAVKLFRKKV, from the exons ATGGCGAAGGGATGCACAACCAACAACACCTATGAAGAGGCTAGAAAGCAAAGGCTTGAAGAAAACAAGAAGAGGTTTCAG gatttgggAATTTCAAGGATCTCAAAAAATTTGACTGAAATCGCAAGCGCTGCGAAGAAAACACCTAAAACCCCG CCTCGTCTTCCTAAGCTGAAATCAAATATTGATGGTGTGGTGGAACCTAGGCGCTCTTCTCGTGTGCGAAACCCAGTTACTACATACCGTGAAGAT GTCAACGCAGACCTTCCATCTTTGCGGAAGAGGTCAAGATCAAGACCATCATCATGGGAAAG TTACGTAGCAAGGCCACTAGATGAAATCAAAGTAGCaacagaaagagaaagaaatcgTGCTCTGGACGCTGCAGAGGCTTTCCAAATGAATTTACAGACTTCCTATCCATCATTCGTCAAATCAATG GGTCTTCCATCTAGATTTTGTGAGGAGCATCTCCCAAAAACTCTGTATGACATGATTTTAGAGGATGAAGATGGTTCAGAATATGAGGCTGTTTACATTGGGAAAAGAAGTGGGCTTAGCGGAGGCTGGAGAGCATTTGCATTGGATCATAAGCTGGATGATGGTGATGCACTTGTTTTTGAACTGGTTGAGGCCTCGAGATTTAAG ATTTATATTTGTAGAGCATTTCCAGAATcagttgaagatgaagaggatacTTTGGAGGAAGAAGGAACAACAAGAGAAGCTAAAGCAACAAAAGTGAAAAAAGCTGCTAGTAATGCTGAGTCCAAATCAAACAAgtcaaaaaaaccaaaacaggcCATTGTACATGAAACTAAGGAATCAGCAAATCAGAATACTttgaaggaagaaggaagaacacGTGCAAGCAAAAGACTTAAAGCTGCTGGATCTAGTGAATCAGAAGAATCAAACAAGGTAAAGAAGCCAAAACAGGCCATCATGCACGAAACTAATGAATCAGAGAATTCTCAGGATTCTCTGCTAGAAAGTAGCATTGACAATGAAGTCAAACCAGCTAAGAAAACTAAATCTTCTCagaaagaaatgaaaaagaaatataCACTGCCTGTTACTGGTGAATCAAAAGGGGAAGCACCAATTGAAACTATGAAACCAAAGGAAGCTGTTCTTTACCAGCAAAGTGAACTTGGTGACTCAGGTAAGGCTGAACAGCTTCTTTTGGAAAATGAAGTTGTCAAACCTAACCCGTGCAAGAAGAAAGAACTTCAGGATGCTGAGAACGAGTTAAAGAAGGTTGAGCCAATTGAACAAGCAAGTAAAAGGCCTAGGAAACAACGAGCTGTGAAGCTTTTCAGAAAGAAAGTATAG